Proteins from a genomic interval of Streptomyces sp. Tu6071:
- a CDS encoding response regulator: MVQKAKILLVDDRPENLLALEAILSALDQTLVRASSGEEALKALLTDDFAVILLDVQMPGMDGFETAAHIKRRERTRDIPIIFLTAINHGPHHTFRGYAAGAVDYISKPFDPWVLRAKVSVFVDLYKKNCKLKDQAALLRLQLEGESEGAGAEGTGGGTRRNGKANGGVVAELSSRLAAVEEQAEALSKQLDDAADAAAVATAAHLERKLTGLRRALDALEPGSGGSGTPSLPAQG, from the coding sequence ATGGTCCAGAAGGCCAAGATTCTCCTGGTCGATGACCGGCCGGAGAATCTGCTCGCGCTGGAGGCCATCCTCTCCGCGCTCGATCAGACTTTGGTCCGGGCGTCGTCGGGAGAGGAAGCGCTCAAAGCGCTGCTGACGGATGACTTCGCGGTCATCCTCCTTGACGTGCAGATGCCCGGGATGGACGGGTTCGAGACCGCCGCGCACATCAAGCGCCGTGAGCGCACGAGAGACATCCCGATCATCTTCCTCACGGCCATCAACCACGGCCCCCACCACACCTTCCGGGGGTACGCGGCGGGCGCGGTCGACTACATCTCCAAGCCCTTCGACCCGTGGGTGCTGCGCGCGAAGGTCTCGGTCTTCGTCGACCTCTACAAGAAGAACTGCAAGCTCAAGGACCAGGCCGCGCTCCTCCGCCTCCAGCTCGAAGGCGAGAGCGAGGGGGCGGGCGCCGAGGGCACCGGTGGCGGGACACGCCGCAACGGCAAGGCCAACGGCGGGGTCGTCGCCGAGCTGTCCTCACGTCTCGCTGCGGTCGAGGAACAGGCCGAGGCGCTCTCCAAACAGCTCGACGACGCCGCCGACGCGGCTGCCGTCGCCACCGCCGCGCACCTGGAGCGCAAGCTCACCGGACTGCGCCGCGCCCTCGACGCGCTGGAACCGGGCTCGGGCGGCTCCGGCACGCCGAGCCTGCCGGCGCAGGGCTGA
- a CDS encoding HAMP domain-containing protein has product MESGAATRRTRTRAESGQQSSRSEPSRSGRTGGRARNGGTTEVDTTSLNRLLGALEAMRDGNFRKRLTVSGDGIMAEIAAVFNEVADRNLHLTGELSRVRRVVGREGKLTERLETGVLEGAWATAVTASNALVDELARPVSEVGRVLSAVADGDLEQRMELRGQTPEGTWHPLRGEFLKVGRTVNNLVDMLSIFTDEVTRVASEVGTEGKLGGQAKVRGMSGSWKDLTDSVNTMAYRLTAQVRDIATVTTAVAAGDLSRKVTVHVEGEMLELKNTVNTMVDQLSGFSQEVTRVAREVGTEGELGGQARVPGVAGVWKDLTDSVNLMAGNLTAQVRGIADVTTAVANGDLSRKVEVSARGEIAQLAQTINQMTQTLRTFADEVTRVAREVGFDGQLGGQANVPGAAGTWKDLTDSVNTVFRNLTTQVRDIATVTTAVASGDLSQKVTVAVAGEMLELKNTVNTMVDQLQSFGSEVTRVAREVGVEGQLGGQANVPGAAGTWKDLTDSVNTAFRNLTGQVRNIAQVTTAVASGDLSQKVTVDVSGEMLALKNTVNTMVDQLSSFAEQVTRMARDVGTEGRLGGQARVDGVLGTWRELTDSVNSMASNLTSQVRQIADVTTAVARGDLSQKIDVDARGEILELKNTINTMVDQLSAFAEQVTRVALEVGTEGQLGGQAQVPGVAGVWRELTDSVNGMAGNLTDQVRNIAQVATAVARGDLSQKITVDARGEILELKNTLNTMVDQLSNFAEQVTLVAQEVGTEGRLGGQAEVQGVSGTWKDLTQSVNGMANNLTLQVRNIAEVTTAVARGDLSKKITVDAKGEILELVTTVNTMVDQLSAFADEVTRVARDVGTEGNLGGQARVPGVTGIWKDLSDNVNIMANNLTSQVRGISQVATAVANGDLTKKVTVEARGEVAQLADTVNIMVTTLSAFAEQVTRVAREVGTDGILGGQARVPGVSGTWKDLTESVNSMASNLTGQVRNIAMVTTAIAKGDLTKKIDIDARGEILELKTTINTMVDQLSSFAEQVTRVAREVGTEGILGGQAQVRDVDGTWRELTDSVNEMAFNLTDQVRGMASVATAVTRGDLNVSAKTQASGEILRLQDTINTMIGNLRDTTLANEEQSWLKGNLARISGLLQGRRDLVDVAQLIMSELTPVVTAQHGAFFLAEPLEEGAEVTDVDDEAYQLRLIGSYNYAAGMMPTTFRPGETLVGTAAREKRVLTVNKVPVDYIKIASGLGQATPAQVVVLPLLFEGKVLGVIELATFSQFTQIQRDFLAQIAEMIATSVNTISVNSKTAVLLTQSQELTAQLKDRSDELEQRQKALQESNAELEEKAALLVRQNSDIEVKNGEIENARQVLEERAEQLAVSMRYKSEFLANMSHELRTPLNSLLILAKLLADNAERNLSHKQVEFAETIYGAGSDLLQLINDILDLSKVEAGKMEVSPTRIALVQLVDYVEATFRPMTVEKNLDFSVRVSPELPATLHTDEQRLLQVLRNLLSNAVKFTGSGAVELIIRPAGADVPDAIREQLLEAGSLTEPDGKMIAFSVTDTGIGIAEGKMRVIFEAFKQADGTTSRKYGGTGLGLSISREIARLLGGEIDAQSQPGRGSTFTLYLPLHPGDVPAQGGMTDLAPAVETGDRFVPGERPMTPTLTGGALTPVGDNRNGPAEKFRRRRKAMQAEELRRKREEKRARGETEDGAHGAESAAASDGPGTDTGAGTGTAPATGTASGAAGDAGAVAPAAGADDAATEDVVGADARGAAEDLGATEDGGAAGDGGAAGDGGAAGSGDSAGSGTGDGRAESAASAEDGADGGAPVRDDAADGTAAHPDDRTWDEDDDGGTDGREDEAELPELAPGELPPQRNTYTFHDEKVLIVDDDVRNVFALTSMLEENGLSVLYAENGREGIEVLEQHDEVRVVLMDIMMPEMDGYATTTAIRRMPQFAGLPIVALTAKAMKGDREKAIDSGASDYVTKPVDPDRLLTALEKWLRTK; this is encoded by the coding sequence GTGGAGTCTGGCGCAGCGACGCGACGTACCCGTACGCGCGCGGAGAGCGGACAGCAGTCGTCCCGGAGCGAGCCCTCCCGGAGCGGCCGGACGGGCGGGAGGGCCAGGAACGGGGGGACGACCGAGGTCGACACGACCTCGCTCAACCGGCTCCTCGGGGCTCTGGAGGCGATGCGGGACGGTAACTTCCGCAAGCGGCTCACGGTCTCGGGCGACGGGATCATGGCCGAGATCGCGGCCGTCTTCAACGAGGTCGCGGACCGTAACCTGCATCTCACGGGTGAGCTGTCGCGCGTGCGGCGCGTGGTCGGGCGTGAGGGAAAACTCACGGAGCGCCTGGAGACCGGCGTGCTCGAAGGGGCCTGGGCGACGGCCGTGACGGCGTCCAACGCGCTCGTCGACGAGCTGGCGCGGCCCGTCTCCGAGGTCGGCCGGGTGCTCTCCGCGGTCGCGGACGGCGATCTCGAACAGCGCATGGAGCTGCGCGGGCAGACGCCCGAGGGGACCTGGCACCCGCTGCGCGGCGAGTTCCTGAAGGTGGGCCGCACCGTCAACAACCTCGTCGACATGCTCTCGATCTTCACCGACGAGGTGACGAGGGTCGCGAGCGAGGTCGGCACCGAGGGCAAGCTCGGCGGGCAGGCGAAGGTACGGGGCATGTCGGGGTCCTGGAAGGACCTCACCGACTCCGTCAACACGATGGCGTACCGCCTCACCGCCCAGGTCCGCGACATCGCGACGGTGACGACGGCGGTCGCCGCGGGCGATCTCTCGCGCAAGGTGACGGTGCACGTCGAAGGCGAGATGCTGGAGCTGAAGAACACCGTCAACACGATGGTCGACCAGCTCTCGGGCTTCTCGCAGGAGGTCACCCGCGTCGCGCGCGAGGTGGGCACCGAGGGCGAACTCGGCGGGCAGGCGCGGGTCCCCGGTGTGGCCGGGGTGTGGAAGGACCTCACCGACTCGGTGAACCTCATGGCGGGGAACCTGACCGCCCAGGTGCGCGGCATCGCCGACGTCACGACGGCCGTGGCCAACGGGGACCTGTCGCGCAAGGTCGAGGTGAGCGCGCGCGGCGAGATCGCGCAACTCGCGCAGACGATCAACCAGATGACGCAGACGCTGCGTACCTTCGCCGACGAGGTGACGCGGGTGGCGCGCGAGGTCGGCTTCGACGGGCAGCTCGGCGGCCAGGCGAACGTGCCGGGAGCGGCGGGCACGTGGAAGGACCTCACGGACTCGGTCAACACCGTCTTCCGCAACCTGACGACGCAGGTGCGCGACATCGCGACGGTCACGACGGCGGTCGCGAGCGGTGACCTCTCCCAGAAGGTCACGGTCGCGGTGGCCGGCGAGATGCTGGAGCTCAAGAACACGGTCAACACCATGGTCGACCAGCTCCAGTCCTTCGGCTCCGAGGTGACCCGCGTGGCCCGCGAGGTCGGTGTCGAGGGGCAGTTGGGCGGTCAGGCGAACGTGCCGGGCGCCGCGGGGACGTGGAAGGACCTGACCGACTCCGTCAACACGGCCTTCCGCAACCTCACCGGTCAGGTGCGCAACATCGCGCAGGTGACGACGGCGGTGGCCAGCGGCGATCTCTCGCAGAAGGTCACGGTGGACGTCTCGGGCGAGATGCTCGCCCTCAAGAACACCGTGAACACGATGGTCGACCAACTGTCGTCGTTCGCCGAGCAGGTCACCAGGATGGCGCGCGACGTGGGCACCGAGGGCCGCCTCGGCGGTCAGGCGCGGGTCGACGGTGTGCTCGGTACGTGGCGGGAGCTGACCGATTCCGTCAACTCGATGGCGTCCAACCTGACCTCGCAGGTGCGGCAGATCGCGGATGTGACGACGGCCGTCGCGCGCGGTGACCTCTCGCAGAAGATCGACGTGGACGCGCGCGGCGAGATCCTGGAGCTGAAGAACACCATCAACACGATGGTGGACCAGCTCTCCGCCTTCGCCGAGCAGGTGACCCGCGTCGCGCTCGAAGTGGGTACGGAGGGGCAGCTCGGCGGTCAGGCGCAGGTGCCGGGCGTCGCCGGGGTCTGGCGGGAGCTGACCGACTCGGTGAACGGGATGGCCGGGAACCTGACCGACCAGGTGCGCAACATCGCGCAGGTCGCGACGGCCGTCGCGCGCGGTGATCTCTCGCAGAAGATCACGGTCGACGCGCGGGGCGAGATCCTGGAGCTCAAGAACACGCTCAACACGATGGTGGACCAGCTCTCGAACTTCGCGGAGCAGGTCACCCTCGTCGCCCAGGAGGTCGGCACCGAGGGCCGCCTCGGGGGGCAGGCGGAGGTGCAGGGCGTCTCGGGCACGTGGAAGGACCTCACGCAGTCCGTCAACGGCATGGCCAACAACCTGACGCTCCAGGTGCGCAACATCGCCGAGGTGACGACGGCGGTGGCGCGCGGCGACCTGTCGAAGAAGATCACCGTCGACGCGAAGGGCGAGATCCTCGAACTCGTCACGACCGTCAACACCATGGTCGACCAGCTCTCCGCCTTCGCGGACGAGGTGACGCGCGTGGCCCGCGACGTGGGCACCGAGGGGAACCTCGGCGGCCAGGCGCGCGTGCCCGGCGTGACGGGCATCTGGAAGGACCTGAGCGACAACGTCAACATCATGGCGAACAACCTCACTTCGCAGGTGCGCGGCATCTCGCAGGTCGCGACGGCGGTCGCCAACGGGGACCTGACCAAGAAGGTCACCGTCGAGGCGCGCGGCGAGGTCGCCCAGCTCGCCGACACCGTCAACATCATGGTCACGACGCTCTCCGCCTTCGCCGAGCAGGTGACACGGGTCGCCCGTGAGGTGGGCACGGACGGCATCCTGGGCGGGCAGGCGCGCGTGCCGGGGGTCTCGGGGACGTGGAAGGACCTCACCGAGTCGGTGAACTCGATGGCGTCCAACCTGACGGGGCAGGTCCGCAACATCGCGATGGTCACGACGGCCATCGCCAAGGGCGACCTGACGAAGAAGATCGACATCGACGCGCGCGGCGAGATCCTGGAGCTGAAGACGACCATCAACACGATGGTCGACCAGCTCTCCAGCTTCGCCGAGCAGGTCACGCGCGTCGCCCGCGAGGTGGGCACCGAGGGCATCCTCGGCGGCCAGGCGCAGGTCCGCGACGTGGACGGTACGTGGCGCGAGCTGACCGACTCCGTCAACGAGATGGCCTTCAACCTCACCGACCAGGTGCGGGGCATGGCCTCCGTCGCGACGGCGGTGACCCGCGGCGACCTCAACGTCTCGGCCAAGACGCAGGCGTCCGGCGAGATTCTGCGCCTCCAGGACACGATCAACACGATGATCGGCAACCTGCGGGACACGACGCTCGCCAACGAGGAGCAGAGCTGGCTCAAGGGCAACCTGGCGCGTATCTCCGGGCTGCTCCAGGGCCGCCGCGACCTCGTGGACGTCGCGCAGCTCATCATGAGCGAGCTGACGCCGGTCGTGACCGCGCAGCACGGCGCGTTCTTCCTCGCGGAGCCGCTGGAGGAGGGCGCGGAGGTCACGGACGTCGACGACGAGGCGTACCAGCTGCGGCTGATCGGCTCGTACAACTACGCGGCCGGCATGATGCCGACGACCTTCCGGCCCGGCGAGACCCTCGTGGGCACGGCGGCGCGCGAGAAGCGGGTCCTGACCGTGAACAAGGTGCCGGTCGACTACATCAAGATCGCCTCGGGGCTGGGGCAGGCGACGCCCGCGCAGGTCGTGGTGCTGCCGCTGCTCTTCGAGGGCAAGGTGCTCGGTGTCATCGAACTCGCGACGTTCAGCCAGTTCACGCAGATCCAGCGGGACTTCCTCGCGCAGATCGCCGAGATGATCGCGACGAGCGTCAACACGATCAGCGTCAACTCCAAGACGGCGGTGCTCCTCACCCAGTCCCAGGAGCTGACGGCGCAGCTCAAGGACCGCTCGGACGAACTGGAGCAGCGGCAGAAGGCGCTCCAGGAGTCCAACGCGGAGCTGGAGGAGAAGGCCGCGCTCCTCGTGCGGCAGAACAGCGACATCGAGGTCAAGAACGGCGAGATCGAGAACGCGCGGCAGGTCCTGGAGGAGCGCGCCGAGCAGCTCGCGGTCTCGATGCGCTACAAGTCCGAGTTCCTCGCGAACATGTCGCACGAGTTGCGCACCCCGCTCAACTCGCTGCTGATCCTCGCGAAGCTGCTCGCGGACAACGCGGAACGCAATCTGTCGCACAAGCAGGTCGAGTTCGCCGAGACGATCTACGGGGCCGGTTCGGACCTGCTCCAGCTCATCAACGACATCCTCGACCTGTCCAAGGTCGAGGCGGGCAAGATGGAGGTCTCGCCGACCAGGATCGCGCTCGTCCAGCTCGTCGACTACGTCGAGGCGACGTTCCGGCCGATGACGGTCGAGAAGAACCTCGACTTCTCGGTGCGGGTCTCGCCGGAGCTTCCGGCGACGCTGCACACCGACGAGCAGCGCCTCCTCCAGGTGCTGCGCAACCTGCTGTCGAACGCGGTGAAGTTCACGGGCAGCGGGGCGGTCGAGCTGATCATCCGCCCGGCGGGTGCCGATGTGCCGGACGCGATCAGGGAGCAGCTCCTCGAAGCCGGTTCGCTCACCGAGCCGGACGGGAAGATGATCGCCTTCTCGGTCACGGACACCGGGATCGGTATCGCCGAGGGCAAGATGCGCGTCATCTTCGAGGCGTTCAAGCAGGCGGACGGCACGACGAGCCGCAAGTACGGCGGTACGGGCCTCGGGCTCTCGATCAGCCGGGAGATCGCGCGCCTGCTCGGCGGTGAGATCGACGCGCAGAGCCAGCCGGGCCGCGGCTCGACGTTCACGCTCTACCTGCCGCTCCACCCCGGCGACGTCCCGGCGCAGGGCGGCATGACGGACCTCGCGCCCGCCGTCGAGACGGGCGACCGCTTCGTGCCGGGCGAGCGCCCGATGACGCCGACGCTCACGGGCGGCGCGCTCACCCCGGTCGGCGACAACCGCAACGGCCCCGCCGAGAAGTTCCGCCGCCGCCGCAAGGCGATGCAGGCGGAGGAGCTGCGGCGCAAGCGGGAGGAGAAGCGGGCGCGCGGGGAGACGGAGGACGGCGCGCACGGCGCGGAGTCCGCTGCGGCCTCCGACGGTCCCGGGACGGATACCGGTGCCGGGACGGGCACGGCTCCCGCGACGGGTACGGCTTCCGGCGCGGCCGGGGATGCGGGTGCCGTCGCCCCGGCGGCCGGTGCGGACGACGCGGCGACGGAGGACGTCGTCGGGGCGGACGCGCGGGGCGCGGCGGAGGACCTGGGCGCGACGGAGGACGGCGGTGCGGCCGGGGACGGCGGTGCGGCCGGGGATGGCGGCGCGGCCGGCTCCGGTGACTCCGCGGGCTCCGGTACGGGGGACGGGCGGGCCGAGAGCGCCGCTTCGGCCGAGGACGGCGCGGATGGCGGGGCTCCGGTCCGCGACGACGCGGCCGACGGCACCGCGGCCCACCCCGACGACAGGACCTGGGACGAGGACGACGACGGCGGGACGGACGGCCGGGAGGACGAGGCCGAGCTGCCCGAGCTGGCGCCCGGCGAGCTGCCGCCGCAGCGCAACACGTACACCTTCCACGACGAGAAGGTCCTCATCGTGGACGACGACGTGCGCAACGTCTTCGCGCTCACCAGCATGCTGGAGGAGAACGGGCTCTCCGTGCTCTACGCCGAGAACGGGCGCGAGGGCATCGAGGTGCTCGAACAGCACGACGAGGTCCGGGTGGTCCTGATGGACATCATGATGCCGGAGATGGACGGGTACGCCACGACGACCGCGATCCGGCGGATGCCGCAGTTCGCCGGGCTGCCGATCGTCGCCCTCACGGCGAAGGCGATGAAGGGCGACCGGGAGAAGGCCATCGATTCGGGCGCGTCCGACTATGTCACCAAGCCGGTCGATCCCGACCGTTTGCTGACGGCCCTGGAGAAGTGGCTGCGCACGAAGTGA
- a CDS encoding SpoIIE family protein phosphatase, whose amino-acid sequence MGLGYAGEDTPDSRPGADDAPARRTDEDRAEAAAPRVAEPRATTENADFVTGSAVTARASATFAPEGRSVATARAFVRDTLQGWGFTDLVDDATVLTSELVTNAVVHAGTSAEVLCLREEDGVRVEVADRYPDREVPLRAAPHLLTDPEREGGRGLQLCAALAARWGVEYSSTHKTVWFRLDLPARPVGTRSAGPLLPDELLPLAAGHVHVAVVQLDAEETIAAWNEDAEEMFGYAAAQVVGKPLTDLAAWPHTPGTGTGVAEALRLSRWEGSYGLRAASGRVVPVYASHLRVRDADGAPSTVCLLVHDEERAVLQAPLRPSRKDGAGRGQATAPDAFETFIGTPPPEDLDGLLQRTVERARDMLEGDAAFLLLATDDETELEVRASTGLPSARQRFARVQVEAGVGRYGSARMPAVHEDLKDVPGAVPLLDGTGMRSVVTVPLKVEGRLTGSLGVAAEAPERFTNEEALRLQFAADRIALAVESARLGELEKLRRGSLSFLVEASDLLAGTLDRDQTLALMAQMTVPNVATWCAVYTIADPASEPYLSYVLHEDEDRIDGLKALLTRVAPPEPVTTPGPRVWTEPAEAAHQAALRDSMRSLDPGELTLVGSGIGDTLATAAAVGGETVVLPLVARNRVIGMLTLGKPADEHFRQEILELAEDLSRRAALALDNARLYSERNAISQSLQRSLLPPEPLPPVPNVEVEVIYRAAGEGNEVGGDFYDLFPIREGVYGFAIGDVCGTGPEAAAVTGLARHALRLLARENLPGPAVLERLNAAILDEGARSRFLTLLYGELHPREDGSALLKVVCAGHPLPLRLHQDGTVSPAAEPQPLLGVMDDLELYEESVTLDPGDVLLCVTDGITERREGTRMLGDDGLAEVLKGCTGLTAGAVAARVMRAVANFAADAPSDDMAILTMRLPGIHKD is encoded by the coding sequence ATGGGACTGGGTTACGCCGGGGAAGACACCCCGGACTCTCGCCCCGGGGCGGACGACGCCCCCGCGCGGCGGACGGACGAGGACCGGGCGGAAGCCGCGGCCCCCCGCGTCGCGGAGCCCCGCGCCACCACAGAGAACGCCGACTTCGTGACAGGGAGTGCTGTGACCGCTCGGGCGTCCGCCACCTTCGCCCCCGAGGGACGCTCCGTCGCGACGGCCCGCGCCTTCGTCCGCGACACCCTCCAGGGCTGGGGCTTCACCGACCTCGTCGACGACGCGACGGTCCTCACCAGCGAGCTGGTCACCAACGCCGTCGTGCACGCGGGCACGAGCGCCGAGGTGCTGTGCCTGCGCGAGGAGGACGGGGTACGCGTCGAGGTCGCCGACCGCTACCCGGACCGCGAGGTCCCGCTGCGCGCCGCCCCGCACCTCCTCACCGACCCCGAGCGCGAGGGCGGGCGCGGCCTCCAGCTCTGCGCGGCGCTCGCGGCCCGCTGGGGCGTCGAGTACTCCTCGACCCACAAGACGGTCTGGTTCCGCCTCGACCTGCCCGCGCGCCCGGTCGGCACCCGCAGCGCAGGGCCTCTCCTGCCCGACGAACTGCTCCCGCTCGCCGCGGGCCACGTCCACGTCGCCGTCGTCCAGCTCGACGCCGAGGAGACGATCGCGGCGTGGAACGAGGACGCGGAGGAGATGTTCGGCTATGCCGCCGCGCAGGTCGTCGGCAAGCCGCTCACCGACCTCGCCGCCTGGCCGCACACCCCGGGCACCGGTACGGGCGTCGCCGAGGCCCTGCGCCTGTCGCGCTGGGAGGGCAGCTACGGGCTCCGCGCGGCCTCGGGCCGCGTCGTCCCCGTCTACGCCTCGCACCTGCGCGTCCGCGACGCCGACGGCGCCCCGTCCACGGTCTGCCTCCTCGTCCACGACGAGGAGCGCGCCGTTCTCCAGGCCCCGCTGCGCCCCAGTCGCAAGGACGGCGCGGGCCGCGGCCAGGCGACGGCGCCCGACGCCTTCGAGACGTTCATCGGCACCCCGCCGCCCGAGGACCTCGACGGTCTCCTCCAGCGCACCGTGGAACGCGCGCGGGACATGCTCGAAGGCGACGCCGCCTTCCTCCTGCTCGCCACGGACGACGAGACGGAGCTGGAGGTACGCGCCTCCACGGGCCTCCCCTCCGCGCGCCAGCGCTTCGCCCGCGTCCAGGTCGAGGCGGGCGTCGGGCGCTACGGCTCCGCGCGCATGCCCGCCGTGCACGAGGACCTCAAGGACGTGCCGGGTGCGGTGCCGCTCCTCGACGGCACGGGGATGCGCTCCGTGGTGACGGTGCCGCTCAAGGTCGAGGGCCGCCTCACCGGGTCGCTCGGCGTCGCGGCGGAGGCCCCCGAGCGGTTCACCAACGAGGAGGCGCTGCGCCTCCAGTTCGCCGCCGACCGCATCGCGCTCGCCGTCGAGTCCGCGCGCCTCGGCGAGCTGGAGAAGCTGCGCCGCGGCTCGCTCTCCTTCCTCGTCGAGGCGTCCGACCTGCTCGCGGGCACGCTCGACAGGGACCAGACGCTCGCGCTCATGGCGCAGATGACGGTGCCGAACGTCGCGACGTGGTGCGCGGTCTACACGATCGCCGACCCGGCCTCGGAGCCGTATCTCTCGTACGTGCTGCACGAGGACGAGGACCGCATCGACGGCCTCAAGGCGCTCCTGACGCGCGTGGCGCCGCCGGAGCCGGTGACGACGCCGGGCCCGCGCGTATGGACGGAGCCCGCCGAGGCCGCGCACCAGGCGGCGCTGCGCGACTCGATGCGCAGCCTCGACCCGGGCGAACTGACCCTCGTCGGCTCGGGCATCGGTGACACCCTCGCGACGGCCGCGGCGGTGGGCGGCGAGACGGTCGTGCTGCCACTCGTCGCGCGCAACCGCGTCATCGGCATGCTGACGCTCGGCAAGCCGGCCGACGAGCACTTCCGGCAGGAGATCCTCGAACTCGCCGAGGACCTCTCGCGCCGTGCCGCGCTCGCCCTCGACAACGCGCGCCTGTACTCGGAGCGCAACGCGATCAGCCAGTCGCTCCAGCGCTCCCTGCTCCCGCCGGAGCCGCTTCCCCCTGTCCCGAACGTCGAGGTGGAGGTCATCTACCGCGCGGCGGGCGAGGGCAACGAGGTCGGCGGCGACTTCTACGACCTCTTCCCGATCCGTGAGGGCGTCTACGGCTTCGCGATCGGCGACGTGTGCGGTACGGGCCCGGAGGCCGCCGCCGTCACGGGCCTCGCCCGCCACGCGCTGCGCCTCCTGGCCCGCGAGAACCTGCCGGGCCCCGCGGTCCTGGAGCGCCTCAACGCGGCGATCCTCGACGAGGGCGCCCGCAGCCGCTTCCTCACGTTGCTCTACGGCGAGCTGCACCCGCGCGAGGACGGGAGCGCCCTGCTCAAGGTGGTGTGCGCGGGACACCCGCTGCCGCTGCGTCTGCACCAGGACGGCACTGTGAGCCCGGCCGCGGAGCCGCAGCCGCTGCTCGGCGTGATGGACGACCTGGAGCTGTACGAGGAGTCGGTCACCCTCGACCCGGGCGATGTCCTGCTGTGCGTCACGGACGGCATCACGGAGCGCCGCGAGGGAACCCGCATGCTCGGCGACGACGGCCTCGCGGAGGTCCTCAAGGGCTGCACGGGGCTGACGGCGGGCGCGGTCGCGGCACGGGTCATGCGCGCCGTCGCGAATTTCGCCGCGGATGCCCCGTCCGACGACATGGCGATCCTCACGATGCGCCTGCCGGGGATTCACAAGGACTGA
- a CDS encoding DegT/DnrJ/EryC1/StrS family aminotransferase, translated as MDTARLLRAAGIGSGDEVVISAFDGPGIAEAVLGLGARPVFADIDPYTYNLDVAHVASVVGPGTAAVVVGHRFGRPAPLGAVRKLGERHGLLVLEHHEAGAERVVPTARAEGARYLDARLRGVVPPRGGVEHKYLRYVARVPGNGRPDRDAFVRAARAKGIDCRIPVPTPLHRLPGFRRDVWLPATEDAVAETLALPLGDGLPKRELQRLVAVCNALGGVVRLPVRS; from the coding sequence ATGGACACCGCGAGATTGCTGCGAGCCGCAGGTATCGGAAGCGGGGACGAGGTCGTCATATCCGCGTTCGACGGCCCCGGGATCGCCGAGGCCGTGCTCGGTCTGGGTGCGCGTCCCGTCTTCGCCGACATCGATCCGTACACGTACAACCTGGACGTCGCCCACGTGGCGAGTGTGGTGGGGCCGGGCACGGCGGCGGTGGTCGTCGGGCACCGGTTCGGGAGGCCGGCGCCGCTCGGGGCGGTCAGGAAGTTGGGCGAGCGGCACGGGCTGCTCGTACTGGAGCACCACGAGGCCGGAGCGGAGCGAGTCGTGCCGACGGCGCGGGCCGAAGGGGCGCGGTACCTCGACGCGCGCTTGCGCGGCGTCGTCCCGCCGCGCGGTGGGGTGGAGCACAAGTACCTGCGCTACGTGGCGCGCGTGCCGGGCAACGGCCGACCCGACCGGGACGCCTTCGTCCGCGCGGCCCGCGCGAAGGGCATCGACTGCCGCATCCCCGTACCGACACCGCTGCACCGGCTGCCGGGATTCCGGCGCGACGTCTGGCTGCCCGCCACCGAGGACGCCGTGGCCGAGACCCTCGCCCTGCCCCTCGGCGACGGCCTGCCCAAACGCGAACTCCAGCGTCTCGTCGCGGTCTGCAACGCACTCGGCGGGGTCGTGCGCTTGCCCGTGCGGAGCTGA